AGAAATAAAACTTTTATTATAGAGGTTTGGGGTAGCGATCGTTTCAAAAATCTATGATAGAGATTAAATAAAAAAACTCGCAAATATTGCTAAAGCAAATCCGCTCGTGTAATTCATCAAGCTAAAGCTTGAATAAATTTAACATTTGTTAAATTTATCTGTTCTGACGAACAGCGAATAGTCAAATTCGACCGCATTAAAAGCCATCACGGCGACTGAGTGAAAGATTTTTATCCAATATTTTTATCTTTGGAAAAATATTGGCGGGTTGTAGGGTGGAACCCTACAGAGGAGGTTTAAGGGGAGAAACCCCTTATATATAAACTTCTGAAAGTTCTCCCGTAACGGAATCCATTATAAAGCCTCTTATTACTATATCTTTTGGTATTAGGGGATGAGTTCTTAACATTTCAGTCGATTCTTTTACCGATTCTTCCACACAGTCAAATCCCGCGAGCCATGAATCGAAATCGATACCGCAGTGGCGGATAAAGTTGATTTTCTCTTCTTCTATACCTCTTTCTTTCATCTTTTTTATCATCATATCGCTGTTTATATTCTGTACCCCGCAGTCCGTATGTTCGATTACCATAATTTCTTCTATACCTAGTTCGTATATAGCAACCAAAATGCTCCTTACCACACTTCCGAACAAATGTGAAACCACTCCTCCCGCATTTTTGATTATTTTTACATCTCCGTTTTTTATTCCGAGAGCTTCGGGAAGAAGAGTTGTAAGTCTCGTATCCATACAAGTAAGTATAGCGATTTTCTTATCTGGATATTTGCTTGTTATGTATTTTTCGTACATCTTGTCTTTTACAAATTTTTTATTATATTCAATCAATTCTTTCATTTTATACCTCTTAATATTTGTCGGATGTTTTATCCTCTTTTTATCTTTAAGTAATATTATATATCATTTATTGGTCTATTAAAATAACTTTGATGTTTATTTACTGTTTTTTATACATGTATTTTAAACTAACCATATATTAATCTTTTAATATTTTAAATCAATGATTTTACTCTGTTTATAATAAGATTTAGATGTATTTTCTATAGAAACACCATATATATCATATATATAAATCCTATTTATTATTTACATGATTTATTGACATTCCAAATAAAATAGTATATAATCGTATTATGAGATTCAAAAATGGAGGTGTATCATATGGCTCATAAGAAGTTAGGCAGACCTACCGATAACCCAAAACGTGTACAAGTAACGGTTAGACTGGACGAAGGAAGTTTAAAGATTTTAGATGAATACTGCGAAGAATCAGGTCTTTCAAGAGCAGAAGCAATAAGGGTAGGGATAGGAAAGCTTAAAAAATAAAAAAAGAACGCCCACCAATCCGGCAAAGATTTTCATGTGGACGTTCAACCCCAAAAGGAGTATGTAAATATTATACACTGCATACTTTCTTTTGGCAAGGACAATAAAGGAGGTATTTTTTATGAAAGACTATATTTATTTGGATATTGATTTGGACGAAGAAACCATGCATATATTAAATGCTTACTGTATGCAATATGAAATAACAAAGGATGAAGCAATCAAGCAAATAATAAATAATTCTTATAATGAAAAAAATAAAAAGGACTCTGAATAGGGTCTTTTTTTATTAAATAAAAATATCTTACACGATATAACAAGAAAATATTTGTTTGCAAGGACTAACATGATATAATAAATAAGTAATAAATAGTATAATATAAATATATTAATAAAAATAATTAAAAGAGTATTTTTTATTTCCTATTGACATAATGGGGAACTATGATATACTTTAGGTAAATAATAATTGGCATATGTTAAAAACTATATTTGTTTTTAAAAGGAGCAGAAAATGAAAAAAGAAAAATATGATATAACGGGTATGAGCTGCTCTGCCTGCTCGTCAAGGATAGAAAAGGATCTGTCAAAGCTTGAGGGTGTGGACAGCGTAAGCGTAAACCTTCTTACAAACAGCATGAATGTATCTTACGACGAAAGTACTTTAACCAGCGGGGATATTATTTCTTCTGTTGAAAAGTCAGGTTACGGTGCAATGGTTCATGACGGGAATGATACTGTTCAAAATAAAAAAGAAGACAGTGTCAAAAAGGACAGCGAAGACGAAATAAAATCAATGAAAAACAGATTTATAATTTCACTTATATTCCTAATCCCGCTTATGTATATAGCAATGTACCATATGTTCGACGGATTTTTGGGATTTAAAACTCCCGATTTCATTATGCATTTATTCCATGGAAATGAAAATGCGATTATTTTTGCTTTTGTTCAGTTCCTGCTTGTACTTCCGATAATGTACGTTAACAGGAAGTACTATATAGTAGGGTTCAAGACTTTATTCAAATTAAGTCCCAATATGGACTCTCTAATCGCCATAGGTTCTTCGGCGGCGGTTGTGTACGGAGTATTTGCCATATTCAGGATAGGGTTTGGTCTCGGACATGGAGATATGAGTATCGTAGATAGGTACAGCATGGATTTATACTTCGAATCTGCGGGTATGATACTTACCCTTATTACCCTAGGTAAATACCTTGAAACCAGATCAAAGGGAAAAACCAGCGAAGCAATTACGAAACTTATGAATTTGGCTCCCAAAACAGCCTTAGTCGAAAAGGACGGAGAAGAAATCGAAGTCCTTGCGGAACAAGTAATAAAAGGCGATATAGTAATAGTAAAGCCCGGGAGCAGTATTCCCGTTGACGGAGTCATAGTTTCCGGTTCTACAAGTATAGATGAGTCTATGATAACAGGGGAGAGTATCCCGGTTGAAAAGGCTGAGGGAGATAAAGTAATAGGCGCTACCATAAATAAGTCGGGGTACTTCAAGTTTGAGGCTACGAACGTAAACGAAGATACTACGATAAATAAAATCATAAAACTTGTTGAAGAAGCCAGTTCTTCGAAAGCGCCAATAGCAAAGATAGCTGATAAGATTTCGGGGATATTCGTTCCCGTGGTGATTACCATTGCCGTAGTTGCCGCCGTCGTTTGGATTATCATGGGACAAAGCTTTGAATTTGCACTTTCCATAGGTATAGCTGTGCTTGTTATATCCTGTCCTTGTGCACTCGGACTTGCAACGCCCGTTGCCATAATGGTCGGTACGGGAAAAGGAGCGGAGAACGGTATACTCATAAAATCCGGAGAAGCTCTTGAGATAGCTCACAGTATAGATACCGTGGTAATGGATAAAACGGGGACCATAACAAAAGGGGAACCGAGAGTAACCGACATAATCAATACCGATTTGGATGAAACCGAACTGTTGAAAATAGCAAAGGGACTGGAGAAGTCAAGCGAACATCCTTTGGCGGAAGCTATAATAAAATATACTGATGAAAAAGGAATCGAAGATATAGATACTACTGATTTTGAAGCTGTTTTTGGTAAAGGTGTTAAAGCAAGAATAAATAATAAGACTTACTATGCCGGCAACAGAGCTTTAATGAATGAGCAGGATATAGATATAAGTAAATACGAAGAAACAATAAATACTTTGGCTGACGACGGAAAAACTCCTCTTATTTTCTCTGATGATACAAGCGTTATAGGGATTATCGCAGTTGCGGACGTGGAAAAGGAAACGAGCAAAGAAGCTATAGATCTATTTAAAGAAATGGATATAGACGTGGTAATGCTTACAGGAGATAATAAAAGGACAGCAAAGGCAATACAAAGAAAACTCGGAATTCCTAAAGTTATTTCTGAAGTACTTCCCGATGATAAGGAAGCTAAGATATCGGAAATTCAAAGCGAAGGGAAAAAGGTCGCAATGGTCGGAGACGGGATAAACGACGCTCCCGCTTTAGCTAGAGCGGATGTCGGAATTGCAATAGGTGCGGGAACCGACGTTGCTATAGAAAGTGCAGATATCGTTCTTATGAAAAGTGATTTACTGGACGCCGTTACCGCTGTAAAACTAAGTAAAGCGGTCATCAAAAATATAAAGGAAAATCTGTTTTGGGCATTTTTCTATAACAGCGTAGGTATCCCTTTGGCGGCAGGTGTATTTTACACAGCTTTAGGCTGGAGCTTAAGACCTATGTTCGGTGCGGCGGCAATGAGTCTAAGCAGTGTATGCGTAGTAACCAATGCTTTAAGGCTTAAATTCTTTAAAGTGGAACATGGTAAGAAAACAGCTAAAGGCTATGATACAAATAACGATCAAGTTATAAAAGATGAGGCAGATAACAAAAAGCAGATAGTGATAAAAGGTATGACTTGCTCACACTGTACGTCAGCGGTGGAAAAGGCACTTAAAGATGTAGATGGTGTAGAAGTGGAAAAGGTGGATTTGGACGCTAAATCCGCATATATAACTCTTGATAAGCCTGTAGAGGATAAGATATTAAAAGATGTTATAAAGAATGCCGGATATAAAGTTGTAAAAATAAAATAAATTTTATATATTCCAAAAAACGAGGGTATCCTCGTTTTTTTAATGATTTATTAGGTATGGTGTTTGGATATTTTATTGAAATTTTAAATTATTTTATTGACAAAAATATAAATATGTAATATATTACTTAATATAAGTAATATATTACATAAATGGAGGGGCAATGAAAATTATAAAGAGTTTATTGATTTGGATACTTATTTTTATATTTGCATTTTTAAATGGAGGACTTAGAGAATTTCTTTTAATTCCTTATTTTGGAGAAAAAGTCGGACTTATATTGAGCGGGGCGATCCTTATTTTAACTATAATGATAATATCATTTATTTTTATTCCCGGTCTTAAATTAAAATCTGGTAAAGAAGCTTTTATCATAGGTTTCATATGGTTTTTACTGACAAATTTATTTGATTTGTTCAGTATTTATTCTTCCGGAGGAAACTTTATGGATTTTGTTTCTTTATTTAATATAACCACCGGGAACTTATGGACTGTCGTAGTTATAACAACGCTATTAGCTCCGATAAGTATATATAAAATTAAAACAAATTAGAAAGGGAAGAATTATGAAACTACCGAATTATGATAACGAACATTTGATTTTTGGCTTGTTTTTTATGTTATCAAATAAACTTCAGGTCTTAGGAGACAGTTTTTATGAGGAGATAACGGTAAAGCAGTGGTTCGTTTTAGTCGTTATAGATACATTTAAGGAAGAGTATCCCAGCCTTTCTGATGTGGCAGAGATGGTAGGAAGTTCTCATCAGAATGTTAAGCAGATAGTAAATAAGCTTACAGATAAAGGATATCTTCAAATAGTTAGAGATGAGAATGACAAAAGACGAAGTCTTATAAAAATGACAGATAAGTGCGAAAAACTTCAAAGGGATTATAAAGAAAAGGAAAACGAGTTTATGACAAATCTTTTTAAAGGTACTAAAGACGAGGATTTAAAAAACGTCGTGGAAGTATTCCTTAGATTAAGTGATAATATAGAGGAGATGAAAAATGAATAAGATAATGTTGATTTATGCTTCAAAGCATGGCAGTTCTAAGGAATATACCGATATGATAGGAAATGAACTTAATATCAAAGCAGTTGATATAGATGAGTTTGATTCCGTTAAAAAAGAAGATTTTGATACTATTATTTTTGTATCCGGTGTTTATGCTTCAAAGATAAACAAAATCGATAAAATAAAAAATGTATTTAATAATTTTAAAAATATAATAATTTGCCCCGTAGGGTTCAGTGAATATAATGAAAATACAAAGAAAAATATTGAAAGTAATTTTACAGAAGAGGAGCTGAACAAGATAAAAATATTCTATCTCAGAGGTGCTTTTGACTATTCTAAACTATCGTTTATGGAAAAAATGATGATGAACATGATGAAAAAGATGTTAAAAAAAGACCCCGGCGAGCATAAGGAAATGCTGGATGCCTTTGATAAGCCCATTTCATTTGTAAGTAAAGATAATATAAAAGATTTGACAACATATGTGAAAGAAATATAATAGTGTGATATATTATAGGATTTGTTGTTAATTATCATTTAAGAGGGATTTATTATTAAATATAATAAGTCTTTTCTTTTTATCAATAAGAAAATAATGCATGTTTAAAATATATGTTAATCTTTGTAAATAACAATATATTAAATTAATCTAAATTGATTTAAAGAAAGTTTTGCGGACAGAACTTGTGACAAAAATAGTATTAATATTATTTGATTGACAATACAGAGTATTGAAAGTAGTATTATATTAAGTAAAATGTTGATAAAAGGGGAAATAAAATGAGAAAATCGGAATTGACCGCTACATTTAAAAGTGATATAAATACAGTGTGGAACGTTGTGACAAATAACAAAGATTTTTCTTGGAGAAGTGATTTAGACAGGATAGAGGTGCTTGACGAAGTAAATTTTGTTGAATATACCAAAGACGGATTTTCCACCTGTTTTAAAATAACGACAAAAGAAAAACCTTATTTATACAAGTTCGATATGGAAAATAAAAATTTTAATGGGGTATGGGTCGGAAAGTTCAGAGAAACGGAAGACGGCGGTACAGAAATAACATTTATCGAAGAGATTTATATAAAAAGTAAAGTCATGGAAGTATTATCTCATTTATTTATGAATTTAAAGAAAATGCAGAATACTTATGTTAAAGATTTGAAAGTTAAGCTTGGGGAAGATGAATAAATTACTTTTAAAAGGATAAAAAATAAGGGAACTTACAAATACTGCTTATACAAATCCTCTGTACAGAGAATTAAAAAATCCTGTTATTTGGGGCTAAAGCTTAAATAAATTTACTTTTGTTAAATTTATTTGTTCTAACGATCGATCAATAGTCAAAATATCTTATATGTTTAAATCAATATTTAGTTTTAATTTTAATGTTATTGTTTTCGTATTTTATAATTTAAAGTCTTATAAATAAAATAATTCAAAAAAAGACATACGTTATAATAATGCATGTCTTTTTTATTATTTACTAAATCTAATTACTATGAGTTATTTATTATTATCATAAAGTCAATTATATTGCAGATTTATCTATTTGATTTATTTAATCTTTAAGTCATTTAAGATAAAGCAGATGTTATTTAGTGTATTTATTTATAATAAGCTCGCTTCCTATTCCAGACAGTTCAATCAAATTTTTGCTTTGTTGGATAAGTTCAATTTCTTCTGTTGGCTGGTTGTTTAAATTAAAACAGATATTATTACTTCTGCCTTTTTTATTTATATTAAATGTGCTATTTGTCGGGATATTTAATTTTGATGTTGCCTTGATTTGATTTATATCGATCCTTCCATTAAATTCATTATAAGTGATGTTCATATCATTTGAACAATTAAGTTCAAGGTGTCCGTAATAATCGTAAACGAATATGTCTTCGAATTTTCCGTCTGCTTCAATACCTTTGTCCTTCAAGTCTTGGATTTTTAATATATCACATATAGTATAGATTTCTATTTTATTGCACAGTTCATATGGAATATAAATCAATACAGAAAGCTCGTCTTTTGCTTCTGACATTGTGATTTCTCCGATTTTTTTTATTTCAACATCTATACTTCTTTTATTTTCATCTATCTTTACTTTAAAGTGTTTCTCTATATCATCTATTGTATTTGAAGCAAGCTTTACAATAATTTTTTCTCCGCTTACACCTTTTAAAACGACTTCCGACACCTCGTTTATATTTATGTCGTAATCAATGATATTTTCAATATCATACTTTGTTTCACTTGAATATAAAAAATCTTTTTTATTATTGATATTCTTTTCTTCTTTTAAAAGTTCGTCTATGGAAATATCAAATTCCTTTGGTATCCTAATTATATTATCTATATCGGCTATACCGCCTTCTGTTTCCCATTTTGTTATAGCCTGTCTTGATACTCCAATCTTTTCCGCAAATTGTTCCTGAGACAAGTTTAATTTTTTTCTTATTTGTTTTAGTTTTTGTGAAAATTTCATTTTATCTCCTCCTGTGTTATGACTTAAGTATAGATAATTATATTTTTATAACAAGCAAGCATAGTTTACATTCCTATAATTCTATGCTACTTAACGTAGCATTTCTTTGTTTAAGTATAAGGAAATCACCGTTTATTATCAATAGGAAGAAAACGGTATTGACTCTTACTATACTTTATAGTATTATTGCTACTATAAAGTATAGTAAGGAGGGGGCTATGTCGGCAATAGATTTAATAATACTCGGAATGATAAAAGAAAAACCGATGAGTGCTTATGACCTTCAAAAGAATGTTGAGTACAGACATATTTCAAAATGGGTAAAGATAAGTACTCCTTCCGTATATAAAAAGGTTATTACCCTGGAAGATAAAGGATATATAAATGGGAAGACCGATAATGAAAACAGTACACTGGGAAAAGTCATTTATTCCATTACTGATAAGGGAAATGATTATTTTATTTCTTTGATGAAAAAGACGAGTGAAAAAATGGTAAATGTATTTCTTGATTTCAATGCGGTGATAGTTAATTTAAACAATATTGATAAAGAATTGGGATTATCTTTAGCGGAAAATATAAGTAAAGAAATAGATAGATATTATTCTGTGGTAGATAAAAAGATTGAGGAGAGAGAACATATACCTTTTACCGGAAAGACGATATTAAAACAGCAGCTGATGGTTGGGGAAGCATTGAAGGAATGGAGCGATGAATTTATAAAAACTTATAGACAAGAGGGTGAGAAATAATGCCTCAGGTCACAAAAGAGGGAAAGTATATCTTTGGATGGTCTGTTATAAAAGAAGATTACACGTTAAATATCCCAAGTATGGCTATGGAAGAATATGAAATGGTAAAAGAGGATAAGGTTTTTATATTTTC
This region of Anaerofustis stercorihominis DSM 17244 genomic DNA includes:
- a CDS encoding beta-class carbonic anhydrase, coding for MKELIEYNKKFVKDKMYEKYITSKYPDKKIAILTCMDTRLTTLLPEALGIKNGDVKIIKNAGGVVSHLFGSVVRSILVAIYELGIEEIMVIEHTDCGVQNINSDMMIKKMKERGIEEEKINFIRHCGIDFDSWLAGFDCVEESVKESTEMLRTHPLIPKDIVIRGFIMDSVTGELSEVYI
- a CDS encoding ribbon-helix-helix protein, CopG family, with the protein product MAHKKLGRPTDNPKRVQVTVRLDEGSLKILDEYCEESGLSRAEAIRVGIGKLKK
- a CDS encoding heavy metal translocating P-type ATPase → MKKEKYDITGMSCSACSSRIEKDLSKLEGVDSVSVNLLTNSMNVSYDESTLTSGDIISSVEKSGYGAMVHDGNDTVQNKKEDSVKKDSEDEIKSMKNRFIISLIFLIPLMYIAMYHMFDGFLGFKTPDFIMHLFHGNENAIIFAFVQFLLVLPIMYVNRKYYIVGFKTLFKLSPNMDSLIAIGSSAAVVYGVFAIFRIGFGLGHGDMSIVDRYSMDLYFESAGMILTLITLGKYLETRSKGKTSEAITKLMNLAPKTALVEKDGEEIEVLAEQVIKGDIVIVKPGSSIPVDGVIVSGSTSIDESMITGESIPVEKAEGDKVIGATINKSGYFKFEATNVNEDTTINKIIKLVEEASSSKAPIAKIADKISGIFVPVVITIAVVAAVVWIIMGQSFEFALSIGIAVLVISCPCALGLATPVAIMVGTGKGAENGILIKSGEALEIAHSIDTVVMDKTGTITKGEPRVTDIINTDLDETELLKIAKGLEKSSEHPLAEAIIKYTDEKGIEDIDTTDFEAVFGKGVKARINNKTYYAGNRALMNEQDIDISKYEETINTLADDGKTPLIFSDDTSVIGIIAVADVEKETSKEAIDLFKEMDIDVVMLTGDNKRTAKAIQRKLGIPKVISEVLPDDKEAKISEIQSEGKKVAMVGDGINDAPALARADVGIAIGAGTDVAIESADIVLMKSDLLDAVTAVKLSKAVIKNIKENLFWAFFYNSVGIPLAAGVFYTALGWSLRPMFGAAAMSLSSVCVVTNALRLKFFKVEHGKKTAKGYDTNNDQVIKDEADNKKQIVIKGMTCSHCTSAVEKALKDVDGVEVEKVDLDAKSAYITLDKPVEDKILKDVIKNAGYKVVKIK
- a CDS encoding MarR family winged helix-turn-helix transcriptional regulator, whose translation is MKLPNYDNEHLIFGLFFMLSNKLQVLGDSFYEEITVKQWFVLVVIDTFKEEYPSLSDVAEMVGSSHQNVKQIVNKLTDKGYLQIVRDENDKRRSLIKMTDKCEKLQRDYKEKENEFMTNLFKGTKDEDLKNVVEVFLRLSDNIEEMKNE
- a CDS encoding flavodoxin domain-containing protein, with translation MNKIMLIYASKHGSSKEYTDMIGNELNIKAVDIDEFDSVKKEDFDTIIFVSGVYASKINKIDKIKNVFNNFKNIIICPVGFSEYNENTKKNIESNFTEEELNKIKIFYLRGAFDYSKLSFMEKMMMNMMKKMLKKDPGEHKEMLDAFDKPISFVSKDNIKDLTTYVKEI
- a CDS encoding helix-turn-helix domain-containing protein; the encoded protein is MKFSQKLKQIRKKLNLSQEQFAEKIGVSRQAITKWETEGGIADIDNIIRIPKEFDISIDELLKEEKNINNKKDFLYSSETKYDIENIIDYDININEVSEVVLKGVSGEKIIVKLASNTIDDIEKHFKVKIDENKRSIDVEIKKIGEITMSEAKDELSVLIYIPYELCNKIEIYTICDILKIQDLKDKGIEADGKFEDIFVYDYYGHLELNCSNDMNITYNEFNGRIDINQIKATSKLNIPTNSTFNINKKGRSNNICFNLNNQPTEEIELIQQSKNLIELSGIGSELIINKYTK
- a CDS encoding PadR family transcriptional regulator; translation: MSAIDLIILGMIKEKPMSAYDLQKNVEYRHISKWVKISTPSVYKKVITLEDKGYINGKTDNENSTLGKVIYSITDKGNDYFISLMKKTSEKMVNVFLDFNAVIVNLNNIDKELGLSLAENISKEIDRYYSVVDKKIEEREHIPFTGKTILKQQLMVGEALKEWSDEFIKTYRQEGEK